A window from Oreochromis aureus strain Israel breed Guangdong linkage group 16, ZZ_aureus, whole genome shotgun sequence encodes these proteins:
- the ift88 gene encoding intraflagellar transport protein 88 homolog isoform X1: MEHVHLAVEEDDLYSGYNDYNPTFDSEELENDVGFQQAVRTSHGRRPPMTAKFPGTPIGPRSLATSFGARLHMASSMGRPMTGAVQDGSARPMTAVRAAGYTSALSRGSAFDPLGQSRGPAPALEAKNEDTPEEKIKILEKKVNDLIEESCMAQSMGALQVALEKAKEAGRKERALVRQREQSGSADHINLDLTYSVLLNLANQYTNNEMYPEALNSYQIIVKNKMFSNAGRLKVNMANIYFKQKNYPKAIKFYRMALDQITNAHKEMRIKIMQNIGVVFICMGQYTDAITSFEHIMSESPNIKTGFNLILCYYAIGDRERMKKAFQKLISVPLGIDDEDKYIPSNEDTSSNMVIEAIKNDKLHQMERDLKTLAEKYIMTAAKLIAPAIETLFATGFDWCVDMVKSSQYVELANDLEINKAITYLRQKDFNQVEAVETLKAFEKKDSRVKSAAATNLSFLYFLEKDYDQADRYADLAMNADRYNPAALINKGNTVFVKQEYEKAAEFYKEALRNDSSCTEGLYNLGLTYKRLNRLEEALDCFLKLHAILRNSSQVMYQLASLYELLENPEQAIEWLMQVISVTPTDAQALAKLGELHDGEGDKSQAFQYYYESFRYFPCNIDVIEWLGAYYIETQFCEKAIQYFERATLIQPTQVKWQLMVASCYRRSGNSQKALETYKEIHRKFPENVECLRFLVRLCTDMQLKEVQDYATKLKKVEKMKEIREQRIKSGREGSARSRREGRESSAGSADSGRSSSSTKGERLSAKMRSLPGSNEPYEANSPKELDASYVDPLGPQMDRPKTGVKKRVEDDDFADEELGDDLLPE, encoded by the exons ATGGAACATGTGCATCTGGCTGTAGAGGAGGACGACCTTTACTCGGGTTACAATGATTATAATCCGACATTTGACTCGGAG GAGCTGGAGAATGATGTGGGCTTCCAGCAAGCAGTGAGGACAAGTCATGGAAGAAGACCCCCG ATGACTGCCAAGTTTCCTGGCACTCCCATTGGACCTCGATCTTTAGCTACTTCTTTTGGC GCTCGGCTTCATATGGCCTCTTCAATGGGACGACCCATGACTGGAGCTGTACAG GATGGGTCAGCCCGACCAATGACTGCCGTCAGAGCAGCAGGTTACACCTCCGCCCTGAGTCGGG GCTCAGCCTTTGACCCTCTGGGCCAGTCCAGAGGTCCTGCACCTGCACTCGAAGCAAAGAATGAGGATAC GCCTGAGGAGAAGATCAAAATCTTGGAGAAGAAAGTGAATGACCTGATAGAGGAGAGCTGCATGGCACAGAGCATGGGAGCCTTACAAGTG GCCCTTGAAAAAGCCAAAGAGGCAGGGCGGAAGGAGCGAGCCCTGGTCAGACAGAGGGAACAGTCTGGCAGTGCAGACCATATAAATTTAGACCTCACCTACTCT GTTTTGCTCAACCTTGCCAACCAATACACAAACAATGAAATGTACCCAGAGGCCCTGAACAGCTACCAGATCATTGTGAAGAATAAAATGTTCAGTAACGCAG GCCGCCTGAAAGTCAACATGGCCAACATCTACTTTAAACAGAAGAACTATCCTAAAGCCATCAAGTTCTACCGAATGGCGCTGGATCAGATAACAAATGCCCACAAAGAAATGAGGATCAAGATCATGCAGAATATCGGTGTAGTGTTTATCTGCATGGGCCAGTACACAGATGCCATTACGTCTTTCGAGCACATCATGAGCGAGAGTCCAAATATCAAGACAGGCTTCAACCTTATCCTGTGCTACTATGCTATCGGTGACAGAGAGAGGATGAAGAAGGCCTTTCAGAAGCTCATCTCTGTTCCTCTGGGCATTGATGATGAAGACAAATACATCCCTTCCAAT GAAGACACCAGCTCCAATATGGTCATTGAGGccattaaaaatgacaaacttcACCAGATGGAGAGAGATCT AAAAACCCTGGCTGAGAAATACATCATGACAGCAGCCAAGCTCATTGCCCCAGCGATTGAGACTTTGTTTGCTACTGGATTTGACTG gtgTGTCGACATGGTGAAGAGTTCTCAGTATGTCGAGCTTGCCAATGATTTAGAGATTAACAAAGCCATCACCTACCTCAGACAGAAGGACTTCAACCAG GTTGAG GCAGTGGAAACACTGAAGGCATTTGAGAAGAAGGACAGCAGAGTGAAGAGCGCTGCAGCCACTAACCTCTCTTTCCTCTATTTTCTG GAGAAAGACTACGACCAGGCTGACCGATATGCTGACCTTGCTATGAATGCTGATCGTTACAACCCAGCAGCACTTATCAACAAGGGCAACACGGTGTTTGTCAAACAGGAATATGAAAAGGCTGCAGAGTTCTACAAAGAAGCATTGAGGAATGATTCCTCGTGCACCGAAGGCCTTTACAACCTGG GTCTGACTTATAAAAGACTGAATCGTCTAGAGGAGGCTCTGGACTGCTTCCTGAAGCTCCATGCCATTCTGAGGAACAGTTCCCAAGTCATGTACCAGCTGGCCAGCCT CTATGAGCTTCTGGAAAATCCTGAACAAGCAATCGAATGGCTAATGCAGGTCATCAGTGTAACTCCAACAGATGCCCAGGCACTGGCTAAGCTGGGAGAACTGCATGATGGCGAGGGGGACAAATCCCAGGCTTTCCAGTACTATTATGAG TCCTTTAGGTACTTTCCCTGCAACATCGATGTGATTGAGTGGCTCGGAGCTTACTACATTGAGACACAGTTCTGTGAGAAAGCCATTCAGTACTTTGAAAGAGCCACGCTTATACA ACCAACCCAGGTGAAGTGGCAGCTAATGGTGGCAAGCTGCTACAGACGAAGTG GAAACTCCCAGAAAGCACTGGAAACTTATAAAGAAATCCACCGAAAGTTTCCAGAAAATGTGGAAT GCTTGCGTTTCCTGGTGCGGCTGTGCACAGATATGCAATTGAAGGAAGTCCAAGACTACGCCACCAAACTGAAGAAGGTAGAGAAGATGAAGGAAATCAGAGAGCAG AGGATAAAATCGGGACGGGAAGGCAGCGCGAGAAGTCGAAGAGAAGGCAGAGAGAGCAGTGCAGGGAGCGCTG aCAGTGgtcgcagcagcagcagcactaaAGGAGAGCGTCTGAGCGCCAAAATGAGGTCACTTCCTGGTTCAAATGAGCCTTATGAAGCCAACAGTCCAAAAGAACTGG ATGCGTCCTACGTGGACCCACTGGGGCCTCAGATGGACAGACCAAAGACGGGAGTCAAGAAGCGTGTGGAGGATGACGACTTTGCAGATGAAGAGCTAGGAGACGACCTGCTGCCAGAGTAG
- the ift88 gene encoding intraflagellar transport protein 88 homolog isoform X2, with translation MEHVHLAVEEDDLYSGYNDYNPTFDSEELENDVGFQQAVRTSHGRRPPMTAKFPGTPIGPRSLATSFGARLHMASSMGRPMTGAVQDGSARPMTAVRAAGYTSALSRGSAFDPLGQSRGPAPALEAKNEDTPEEKIKILEKKVNDLIEESCMAQSMGALQVALEKAKEAGRKERALVRQREQSGSADHINLDLTYSVLLNLANQYTNNEMYPEALNSYQIIVKNKMFSNAGRLKVNMANIYFKQKNYPKAIKFYRMALDQITNAHKEMRIKIMQNIGVVFICMGQYTDAITSFEHIMSESPNIKTGFNLILCYYAIGDRERMKKAFQKLISVPLGIDDEDKYIPSNEDTSSNMVIEAIKNDKLHQMERDLKTLAEKYIMTAAKLIAPAIETLFATGFDWCVDMVKSSQYVELANDLEINKAITYLRQKDFNQAVETLKAFEKKDSRVKSAAATNLSFLYFLEKDYDQADRYADLAMNADRYNPAALINKGNTVFVKQEYEKAAEFYKEALRNDSSCTEGLYNLGLTYKRLNRLEEALDCFLKLHAILRNSSQVMYQLASLYELLENPEQAIEWLMQVISVTPTDAQALAKLGELHDGEGDKSQAFQYYYESFRYFPCNIDVIEWLGAYYIETQFCEKAIQYFERATLIQPTQVKWQLMVASCYRRSGNSQKALETYKEIHRKFPENVECLRFLVRLCTDMQLKEVQDYATKLKKVEKMKEIREQRIKSGREGSARSRREGRESSAGSADSGRSSSSTKGERLSAKMRSLPGSNEPYEANSPKELDASYVDPLGPQMDRPKTGVKKRVEDDDFADEELGDDLLPE, from the exons ATGGAACATGTGCATCTGGCTGTAGAGGAGGACGACCTTTACTCGGGTTACAATGATTATAATCCGACATTTGACTCGGAG GAGCTGGAGAATGATGTGGGCTTCCAGCAAGCAGTGAGGACAAGTCATGGAAGAAGACCCCCG ATGACTGCCAAGTTTCCTGGCACTCCCATTGGACCTCGATCTTTAGCTACTTCTTTTGGC GCTCGGCTTCATATGGCCTCTTCAATGGGACGACCCATGACTGGAGCTGTACAG GATGGGTCAGCCCGACCAATGACTGCCGTCAGAGCAGCAGGTTACACCTCCGCCCTGAGTCGGG GCTCAGCCTTTGACCCTCTGGGCCAGTCCAGAGGTCCTGCACCTGCACTCGAAGCAAAGAATGAGGATAC GCCTGAGGAGAAGATCAAAATCTTGGAGAAGAAAGTGAATGACCTGATAGAGGAGAGCTGCATGGCACAGAGCATGGGAGCCTTACAAGTG GCCCTTGAAAAAGCCAAAGAGGCAGGGCGGAAGGAGCGAGCCCTGGTCAGACAGAGGGAACAGTCTGGCAGTGCAGACCATATAAATTTAGACCTCACCTACTCT GTTTTGCTCAACCTTGCCAACCAATACACAAACAATGAAATGTACCCAGAGGCCCTGAACAGCTACCAGATCATTGTGAAGAATAAAATGTTCAGTAACGCAG GCCGCCTGAAAGTCAACATGGCCAACATCTACTTTAAACAGAAGAACTATCCTAAAGCCATCAAGTTCTACCGAATGGCGCTGGATCAGATAACAAATGCCCACAAAGAAATGAGGATCAAGATCATGCAGAATATCGGTGTAGTGTTTATCTGCATGGGCCAGTACACAGATGCCATTACGTCTTTCGAGCACATCATGAGCGAGAGTCCAAATATCAAGACAGGCTTCAACCTTATCCTGTGCTACTATGCTATCGGTGACAGAGAGAGGATGAAGAAGGCCTTTCAGAAGCTCATCTCTGTTCCTCTGGGCATTGATGATGAAGACAAATACATCCCTTCCAAT GAAGACACCAGCTCCAATATGGTCATTGAGGccattaaaaatgacaaacttcACCAGATGGAGAGAGATCT AAAAACCCTGGCTGAGAAATACATCATGACAGCAGCCAAGCTCATTGCCCCAGCGATTGAGACTTTGTTTGCTACTGGATTTGACTG gtgTGTCGACATGGTGAAGAGTTCTCAGTATGTCGAGCTTGCCAATGATTTAGAGATTAACAAAGCCATCACCTACCTCAGACAGAAGGACTTCAACCAG GCAGTGGAAACACTGAAGGCATTTGAGAAGAAGGACAGCAGAGTGAAGAGCGCTGCAGCCACTAACCTCTCTTTCCTCTATTTTCTG GAGAAAGACTACGACCAGGCTGACCGATATGCTGACCTTGCTATGAATGCTGATCGTTACAACCCAGCAGCACTTATCAACAAGGGCAACACGGTGTTTGTCAAACAGGAATATGAAAAGGCTGCAGAGTTCTACAAAGAAGCATTGAGGAATGATTCCTCGTGCACCGAAGGCCTTTACAACCTGG GTCTGACTTATAAAAGACTGAATCGTCTAGAGGAGGCTCTGGACTGCTTCCTGAAGCTCCATGCCATTCTGAGGAACAGTTCCCAAGTCATGTACCAGCTGGCCAGCCT CTATGAGCTTCTGGAAAATCCTGAACAAGCAATCGAATGGCTAATGCAGGTCATCAGTGTAACTCCAACAGATGCCCAGGCACTGGCTAAGCTGGGAGAACTGCATGATGGCGAGGGGGACAAATCCCAGGCTTTCCAGTACTATTATGAG TCCTTTAGGTACTTTCCCTGCAACATCGATGTGATTGAGTGGCTCGGAGCTTACTACATTGAGACACAGTTCTGTGAGAAAGCCATTCAGTACTTTGAAAGAGCCACGCTTATACA ACCAACCCAGGTGAAGTGGCAGCTAATGGTGGCAAGCTGCTACAGACGAAGTG GAAACTCCCAGAAAGCACTGGAAACTTATAAAGAAATCCACCGAAAGTTTCCAGAAAATGTGGAAT GCTTGCGTTTCCTGGTGCGGCTGTGCACAGATATGCAATTGAAGGAAGTCCAAGACTACGCCACCAAACTGAAGAAGGTAGAGAAGATGAAGGAAATCAGAGAGCAG AGGATAAAATCGGGACGGGAAGGCAGCGCGAGAAGTCGAAGAGAAGGCAGAGAGAGCAGTGCAGGGAGCGCTG aCAGTGgtcgcagcagcagcagcactaaAGGAGAGCGTCTGAGCGCCAAAATGAGGTCACTTCCTGGTTCAAATGAGCCTTATGAAGCCAACAGTCCAAAAGAACTGG ATGCGTCCTACGTGGACCCACTGGGGCCTCAGATGGACAGACCAAAGACGGGAGTCAAGAAGCGTGTGGAGGATGACGACTTTGCAGATGAAGAGCTAGGAGACGACCTGCTGCCAGAGTAG
- the il17d gene encoding interleukin-17D yields MPHRVHVLLLLLLLSLCRPAAANRVRKQTVRTRSCPDLPEEILEEIFGRLSVGVMSAFHHALQLEPQDKLNLTCPTTARIPTDGKTRLPVNLLSISPWAYRISYNPKRYPRYIPEAYCLCKGCLIGPYGEESSQYRSTLVYAPSVILRRTGSCVGGHHSYKEIYVSIAVGCTCVPLLEKRPKKSNQSLQRREPKARKPFTPRKEA; encoded by the exons ATGCCCCACAGAGTCCacgtcctgctgctgctgctgctgctgtcgctGTGTCGGCCGGCAGCAGCGAACCGCGTGAGAAAGCAGACCGTCAGGACGCGGTCCTGTCCGGACTTGCCGGAGGAGATTTTGGAGGAGATTTTTGGACGGCTCTCGGTGGGAGTGATGAGCGCTTTCCATCACGCTCTGCAGCTGGAGCCGCAGGACAAACTTAACCTCACCTGCCCCACCACCGCACGGATCCCGACCGACGGCAAGACCCGCCTCCCGGTCAACCTGCTCAGCATCTCCCCCTGGGCCTACAG gATCTCATACAACCCAAAAAGATATCCCCGCTACATCCCCGAGGCCTACTGCCTGTGCAAGGGCTGCCTGATCGGACCGTACGGTGAGGAGAGCAGTCAGTACCGCAGCACCCTGGTCTACGCTCCCTCCGTCATCCTGAGGAGAACGGGCTCCTGCGTCGGCGGCCACCACTCTTACAAGGAGATCTACGTCTCCATAGCCGTGGGGTGCACCTGTGTGCCGCTGCTGGAGAAGAGGCCGAAGAAGAGCAACCAGAGCCTGCAGAGAAGAGAGCCTAAAGCCAGAAAGCCCTTCACTCCAAGAAAGGAAGCATGA
- the eef1akmt1 gene encoding EEF1A lysine methyltransferase 1, whose protein sequence is MSDSDDDVPTLSAHTLAALQEFYNETKVVTDHSTAPTDQFAVGAVEEDWRMSQFWYSDETATQLAEEAVRAAGEGGRIACLSAPSVYQKLKQGVVDGSDRVSAVVLEYDRRFASYGEDFVFYDYNEPLSLPDSVSPHSFDIVLADPPYLSEECLSKVTQTIKYLSKGKVLLCTGAIMENVAKDLLDVKMCSFLPKHNRNLSNEFRCFVNYPSRLLSC, encoded by the exons ATGAGCGACAGCGACGACGATGTTCCCACTCTGTCAGCTCACACTCTGGCTGCCCTGCAGGAGTTTTACAATGAAACGAAGGTTGTTACGGATCACAGCACAGCACCCACAGACCAGTTTGCTGTGGGAGCGGTGGAGGAGGACTGG CGGATGAGCCAGTTCTGGTACAGCGATGAGACGGCAACACAGTTAGCTGAAGAAGCGGTACGAGCAGCTGGAGAGGGAGGAAG GATAGCATGCCTGAGCGCGCCCAGCGTGTACCAGAAGCTGAAGCAGGGCGTGGTGGACGGTTCAGATCGGGTGTCTGCCGTGGTGTTGGAGTACGACCGCCGCTTCGCCTCCTACGGAGAGGACTTCGTGTTCTACGACTACAACGAGCCGCTGTCTCTTCCGGACAGCGTGTCTCCTCACAGCTTCGACATCGTCCTCGCTGACCCGCCTTACCTGTCCGAGGAGTGTCTGAGCAAAGTGACCCAAACCATCAAGTACCTGAGCAAAGGCAAAGTGCTGCTGTGCACAG GAGCCATCATGGAGAATGTGGCCAAAGATCTTCTGGATGTAAAAATGTGCAGCTTTTTGCCCAAACACAACAGGAACCTGTCCAATGAGTTCCGCTGTTTTGTCAACTACCCGTCCCGCCTGCTGTCCTGCTGA